In Streptomyces chartreusis NRRL 3882, the following are encoded in one genomic region:
- a CDS encoding MarC family protein, whose product MFDLAVFGSLFLTLFVIMDPPGITPIFLALTAGRPGKVQKRMAFQAVCVAGGVITVFGLLGHQILNYLHVSVPALMIAGGLLLLLIALDLLTGKTDEPKQTKDVNVALVPLGMPLLAGPGAIVSVILAVQKAHSVATQVSVWTAILAIHVVLWLVMRYSLVIIRIIKDGGVVLVTRLAGMMLSAIAVQQIINGVTQVVQGS is encoded by the coding sequence ATGTTCGACCTCGCCGTTTTCGGCTCCCTGTTCCTGACCCTCTTCGTCATCATGGATCCCCCCGGGATCACCCCGATCTTCCTCGCGCTCACCGCCGGACGGCCCGGCAAGGTGCAGAAGCGGATGGCCTTCCAGGCCGTCTGTGTCGCCGGTGGTGTGATCACCGTGTTCGGGTTGCTCGGGCATCAGATCCTGAACTACCTGCACGTGTCCGTGCCCGCGCTGATGATCGCGGGTGGGCTGCTGCTCCTGCTGATCGCGCTCGATCTGCTGACCGGCAAGACGGACGAGCCGAAGCAGACCAAGGACGTCAACGTCGCTCTCGTGCCGCTGGGCATGCCGCTGCTGGCGGGGCCGGGGGCGATCGTGTCGGTCATCCTCGCCGTGCAGAAGGCCCACAGTGTCGCCACGCAGGTCTCCGTGTGGACGGCGATCCTCGCCATCCACGTCGTGCTGTGGCTGGTGATGCGCTACTCGCTGGTGATCATCCGGATCATCAAGGACGGCGGTGTCGTCCTGGTGACGCGGCTCGCGGGCATGATGCTGTCCGCGATCGCCGTGCAGCAGATCATCAACGGGGTCACGCAGGTGGTCCAGGGCAGCTGA
- a CDS encoding DUF6758 family protein: MRGEPSCPKCGGRVRAPGLFSDSWQCDVHGTVHPVQPVIPPSVDALNVVVHRTRVPVWMPWPLPVGWLFTGVACAGDDRTGGRATAVACTGPGPLGGMGELILVAEELGVGLGARYAGMDGPDPGPYMDVGKPAQAKVLAAGRPTPLWHVSGAPEDRAVFAGEALGMWLWAVVWPEQSGLLMYDELVLADLREAGAEVELVPCGALSPRLLQP, encoded by the coding sequence ATGAGGGGCGAACCCAGTTGCCCGAAGTGCGGTGGCCGGGTCAGGGCTCCCGGCCTCTTCTCCGACTCGTGGCAGTGTGATGTGCACGGCACCGTCCACCCGGTGCAGCCCGTGATACCGCCCAGCGTCGACGCCCTCAACGTCGTGGTGCACCGCACCCGGGTGCCGGTGTGGATGCCCTGGCCGCTGCCCGTCGGCTGGCTGTTCACGGGCGTGGCCTGCGCGGGGGACGACCGCACGGGTGGCCGCGCCACGGCCGTGGCCTGCACGGGACCCGGGCCGCTCGGCGGGATGGGTGAGCTGATCCTGGTGGCGGAGGAGCTCGGCGTCGGACTCGGCGCGCGGTACGCGGGCATGGACGGTCCGGATCCGGGGCCGTACATGGACGTCGGGAAGCCGGCTCAGGCGAAGGTTCTCGCCGCCGGGCGTCCGACGCCGCTGTGGCATGTGTCCGGTGCGCCGGAGGATCGTGCGGTGTTCGCCGGTGAGGCGCTCGGGATGTGGCTGTGGGCGGTCGTGTGGCCGGAGCAGTCGGGGTTGTTGATGTACGACGAGCTGGTGCTGGCGGATCTGCGGGAAGCGGGCGCCGAGGTGGAGCTGGTGCCGTGTGGGGCTCTGTCGCCGCGATTGCTTCAGCCGTAG
- a CDS encoding alpha/beta fold hydrolase, translating to MTRQATFTPPPGARAYPLRTTRGEFAVVDSSPKPESGPGPESGTASGVKGVALMLPGFTGSKEDFRLLHEPLAERGYRVVAVDGRGQHESAGPVDDESAYAQRELARDVLAQAEALGGPVHLVGHSLGGQIARAAVLLDHSTFLSLTLVSSGPAEISLSQQQRVKLLRDALAVLSMEEVWEAIQAMGPPEEVGGPARGLGDAEQLRRRWLGNSPAQLHATGRQLCTEPDRVDELAAVPLPFHVLSGAHDDTWPVAVLDDMAVRLNAHRTVIAGAEHSPGADQPLPTAHALADFWDSIGGDTHTA from the coding sequence GTGACCAGGCAAGCCACCTTCACCCCACCCCCGGGCGCCCGCGCATACCCCCTGCGCACCACCCGCGGCGAGTTCGCCGTCGTCGACTCGTCACCGAAGCCGGAGTCGGGGCCGGGGCCGGAATCGGGGACGGCGTCGGGGGTCAAGGGAGTCGCCCTGATGCTGCCCGGGTTCACCGGCAGCAAGGAGGACTTCAGGCTGCTCCACGAGCCACTCGCGGAGCGCGGGTACCGGGTCGTCGCCGTGGACGGACGGGGGCAGCACGAGTCGGCCGGCCCGGTGGACGACGAGTCCGCCTATGCCCAGCGGGAACTGGCCCGGGACGTGCTCGCGCAGGCCGAGGCGCTCGGCGGGCCCGTGCACCTCGTGGGGCACTCGCTCGGCGGGCAGATCGCGCGGGCGGCCGTGCTGCTCGACCACTCCACCTTCCTCTCCCTCACCCTGGTCTCGTCCGGCCCGGCGGAGATCTCCCTCTCCCAGCAGCAGCGTGTGAAGCTGCTGCGGGACGCGCTCGCCGTGCTGTCGATGGAGGAGGTGTGGGAGGCCATCCAGGCCATGGGACCGCCGGAGGAGGTGGGCGGGCCCGCTCGCGGCCTCGGCGACGCTGAGCAGCTGCGCCGCCGCTGGCTGGGCAACAGCCCCGCCCAACTTCACGCGACCGGCCGCCAGTTGTGCACCGAGCCGGACCGTGTCGACGAACTCGCCGCCGTGCCACTGCCGTTCCACGTCCTGTCGGGCGCGCACGACGACACCTGGCCGGTGGCCGTCCTCGACGACATGGCCGTACGGCTGAACGCGCACCGCACGGTCATCGCGGGAGCCGAGCACTCCCCGGGCGCCGACCAGCCCCTGCCTACCGCGCACGCCCTCGCCGACTTCTGGGACAGCATCGGCGGCGACACCCACACGGCCTAA
- a CDS encoding trypsin-like serine peptidase, which yields MSVTGRSNEELHERAAAEAAQRYEDSAAERERVEGRMAAGVRFPDNPDALAVRADRILDRGGLSPSAVVADIRGEAMDLPQANERIIDLSNELQAWSFLPRGVRAGATVARITLRRDGRELPHGTGFLVSPRLLMTNHHVLPDEAFARQCFAEFNAQVTVDNVPDTAVRMELDPGTFFTADQRLDFALVAVVPTQDGRKPGEVFGWNRLSVQLGKLVLGEKVNIIGHPDGRLKEIVLRDNAVLVRLDDFVQYRTDTRPGNSGSPVFNDQWEVVALHHSGVPKKDDQGRVLRKDGRPWSQGDGDDAIDWVANEGVRISSILKHLARLDLDAGRRALLAEMGPDSGLDQSTAAPVPQPEGATPAVPGITTPSVPGTPVTVAMTASETRTRTPEKGRPARSTAFGGRRHLVFLHGRDQQGKKPDDLRRQWTSGLNHGLTLAALPTVDPEDVWFPFYGTRLADLVAGRESTAQAVGLDEVSAAAAAEVFAAESPTGSYEQLLYEAAARAGMPQNGPAATEGFGAGLVGALHRPLSWLAARSDLDEWTIATFLRDVDLYLGDSAVRQAVLDSVLETMPATGELVLVTHSLGTVVGMDLLTRLPQGLDPVLLVTAGSPLGLDGVNERLLARGPHRPPKVRDWVNVWCPTDAVAVGCPLADERWGKLTQLAVQNGRDRAHKIEEYLAHTGPAKEIGTVLTRPF from the coding sequence ATGTCCGTGACGGGCCGGTCGAACGAGGAACTGCACGAGCGGGCGGCGGCCGAGGCCGCGCAGCGGTACGAGGACTCCGCCGCGGAGCGCGAGCGGGTCGAGGGCCGGATGGCGGCCGGTGTGCGGTTCCCCGACAACCCGGACGCCCTCGCCGTGCGCGCCGACCGGATCCTCGACCGGGGCGGCCTGTCGCCCTCGGCCGTGGTGGCGGACATCCGTGGGGAGGCCATGGACCTGCCCCAGGCCAACGAACGCATCATCGACCTGTCCAACGAACTCCAGGCCTGGAGCTTCCTGCCGCGCGGGGTCAGGGCCGGAGCCACGGTCGCCCGGATCACCCTGCGCCGTGACGGCCGCGAGCTTCCGCACGGCACCGGCTTCCTGGTCTCGCCGCGGCTGCTGATGACCAACCACCACGTGCTGCCCGACGAGGCCTTCGCCCGCCAGTGCTTCGCGGAGTTCAACGCCCAGGTCACGGTCGACAACGTGCCCGACACCGCCGTCCGCATGGAGCTCGACCCGGGGACGTTCTTCACCGCGGACCAGCGGCTGGACTTCGCCCTCGTGGCGGTCGTGCCCACCCAGGACGGTCGCAAGCCGGGTGAGGTCTTCGGCTGGAACCGGCTCAGCGTGCAGCTCGGCAAGCTGGTGCTCGGCGAGAAGGTGAACATCATCGGTCACCCGGACGGGCGCCTCAAGGAGATCGTCCTGCGCGACAACGCGGTGCTGGTACGGCTCGACGACTTCGTCCAGTACCGGACCGACACCCGCCCCGGCAACTCGGGCTCCCCCGTCTTCAACGACCAGTGGGAGGTCGTGGCCCTGCACCACAGCGGCGTCCCGAAGAAGGACGACCAGGGCCGCGTCCTGCGGAAGGACGGCCGGCCCTGGAGTCAGGGCGACGGCGACGACGCGATCGACTGGGTCGCCAACGAGGGCGTCCGCATCAGCTCGATCCTCAAGCATCTGGCCCGGCTGGACCTCGACGCCGGGCGCCGCGCGCTGCTGGCCGAGATGGGCCCGGACTCCGGCCTGGACCAGAGCACGGCCGCCCCCGTACCCCAGCCGGAGGGAGCCACGCCGGCCGTACCCGGCATCACGACCCCGTCGGTCCCGGGCACCCCTGTGACCGTGGCCATGACCGCGAGCGAGACCCGGACGCGGACCCCCGAGAAGGGACGCCCGGCCCGCAGCACCGCCTTCGGTGGCCGTCGGCACCTGGTCTTCCTGCACGGCAGGGACCAGCAGGGCAAAAAGCCCGACGACCTCCGTCGGCAGTGGACGTCCGGCCTGAACCACGGCCTCACGCTCGCGGCACTGCCCACGGTCGACCCGGAGGACGTGTGGTTCCCGTTCTACGGCACGAGACTGGCCGACCTCGTGGCCGGGCGGGAGAGCACGGCGCAGGCCGTCGGACTCGACGAGGTGAGCGCCGCCGCTGCCGCCGAGGTCTTCGCCGCCGAATCACCCACCGGCTCCTACGAGCAACTGCTCTACGAGGCTGCCGCCCGGGCCGGCATGCCCCAGAACGGCCCGGCGGCCACCGAGGGCTTCGGGGCGGGGCTGGTCGGCGCACTGCACCGGCCGCTGAGCTGGCTCGCCGCCCGGTCCGACCTGGACGAGTGGACCATCGCCACGTTCCTGCGGGACGTCGACCTGTACCTGGGCGACAGTGCCGTACGGCAGGCCGTGCTGGACAGCGTCCTGGAGACGATGCCCGCCACCGGCGAACTGGTGCTGGTCACGCACAGCCTGGGCACGGTCGTCGGCATGGACCTGCTGACCCGGCTGCCGCAGGGCCTCGACCCCGTGCTGCTGGTCACCGCGGGCAGCCCGCTCGGGCTGGACGGCGTCAACGAGCGGCTCCTCGCCCGGGGCCCGCACCGGCCGCCCAAGGTGCGCGACTGGGTCAACGTCTGGTGCCCCACCGACGCGGTGGCCGTCGGCTGTCCCCTGGCGGACGAGCGGTGGGGCAAGCTCACGCAGCTGGCCGTCCAGAACGGCCGGGACCGTGCGCACAAGATCGAGGAGTACCTCGCCCACACGGGACCGGCCAAGGAGATCGGCACCGTACTGACCCGCCCCTTCTGA
- a CDS encoding NYN domain-containing protein — translation MNDDLAALSARIDRTNELLQRMLAEVAKTPSTHAIFVDAGYLYAAAGRLVAGTEDRRAFDLDAEGLIDALIDKARTIFADSRLLRVYWYDGARRRIHTAEQQSIAELPDVKVRLGNLNSNNQQKGVDSLIRTDLESLARHRAISDAALLGGDEDLVSAVEAAQGYGARVHLWGIEAPEGRNQAEPLLWEVDSQRTFDLDFFKPYVSRRAAPAYEATAGRPTREDVRFVGAQIAAKWLAARGRDTLVELLPGHPYLPGSVDQDLLVEAEGLLQYSLRGQADLRRVLRDGFWEHLQTQY, via the coding sequence ATGAACGACGACCTCGCGGCCCTGAGCGCCCGCATCGACCGCACCAACGAGCTGCTCCAGCGCATGCTCGCCGAGGTGGCGAAGACACCCTCGACCCATGCGATCTTCGTCGATGCCGGGTACCTGTACGCGGCCGCGGGACGGCTCGTCGCCGGCACGGAGGACCGCCGGGCCTTCGACCTCGACGCCGAGGGACTGATCGACGCGCTCATCGACAAGGCCCGCACGATCTTCGCGGACAGCCGGCTGCTGCGCGTCTACTGGTACGACGGCGCCCGCCGCCGCATCCACACGGCGGAGCAGCAGAGCATCGCGGAACTGCCGGACGTCAAGGTGCGGCTGGGCAACCTGAACTCCAACAACCAGCAGAAGGGCGTCGACTCACTCATCCGCACCGACCTGGAGTCCCTCGCCCGGCACCGCGCCATCAGCGACGCGGCCCTGCTCGGCGGCGACGAGGACCTGGTGTCGGCCGTGGAGGCGGCCCAGGGGTACGGCGCCCGCGTCCACCTCTGGGGCATCGAGGCGCCGGAGGGCCGCAACCAGGCGGAGCCCCTGCTGTGGGAGGTCGACAGCCAGCGCACCTTCGACCTCGACTTCTTCAAGCCCTACGTCTCCCGCCGCGCCGCCCCCGCCTACGAGGCGACCGCCGGCCGGCCCACGCGTGAGGACGTGCGGTTCGTGGGCGCGCAGATCGCGGCGAAGTGGCTGGCGGCCCGCGGCCGGGACACGCTGGTCGAGCTGCTGCCCGGCCACCCCTACCTGCCCGGCTCGGTGGACCAGGACCTGCTCGTGGAGGCGGAGGGCCTGTTGCAGTACTCGCTGCGCGGCCAGGCGGACCTGCGGCGCGTACTGCGGGACGGCTTCTGGGAGCACCTCCAGACGCAGTATTAG
- a CDS encoding PHP domain-containing protein — translation MRIDLHTHSTASDGTDAPAELVRKAAATGLDVVALTDHDTTRGHAEAIAALPEGLTLVTGAELSCRLDGISMHMLAYLFDAEEPGLLAERELVRDDRVPRARGMIAKLQELGVPVTWEQVARIAGDGSVGRPHVATALVELGVVPTVGDAFTQDWLADGGRAFVEKHETDPFEAIRLIKGAGGVAVFAHPGASKRGRTVPEAAIAEMAAAGLDGIEVDHMDHDTDTRARLRGLAKELGLLVTGSSDYHGSRKTCVLGEYTTDPEVYGEITRRAFGAFPVPGAGGV, via the coding sequence GTGCGCATCGATCTGCACACCCACTCCACCGCTTCCGACGGTACGGACGCTCCGGCGGAGTTGGTGCGGAAGGCCGCCGCGACCGGGCTGGACGTCGTCGCGCTGACCGATCACGACACCACCCGCGGGCACGCCGAGGCGATCGCCGCGTTGCCCGAGGGGCTCACGCTGGTCACCGGAGCGGAGCTCTCCTGCCGGCTCGACGGCATCAGCATGCACATGCTGGCGTATCTCTTCGACGCCGAGGAACCGGGGTTGCTCGCCGAGCGCGAGCTGGTCCGGGACGACCGGGTGCCCCGGGCGCGGGGCATGATCGCCAAGCTTCAGGAGCTGGGCGTGCCCGTGACCTGGGAGCAGGTGGCGCGGATCGCCGGTGACGGCTCCGTCGGGCGTCCGCACGTGGCGACCGCACTCGTCGAGCTGGGCGTCGTGCCGACCGTCGGCGACGCGTTCACCCAGGACTGGCTGGCCGACGGCGGCCGGGCCTTCGTGGAGAAGCACGAGACCGACCCCTTCGAGGCGATCCGGCTGATCAAGGGCGCGGGCGGGGTCGCGGTGTTCGCGCACCCCGGGGCGAGCAAGCGGGGGCGCACGGTGCCGGAGGCCGCGATCGCCGAGATGGCCGCGGCCGGGCTGGACGGCATCGAGGTCGACCACATGGACCACGACACGGACACGCGTGCGCGGCTGCGGGGGCTGGCGAAGGAGCTGGGGCTCCTGGTGACCGGGTCCAGCGACTATCACGGCAGCCGGAAGACCTGTGTGCTCGGGGAGTACACGACGGATCCCGAGGTGTACGGGGAGATCACGCGGCGGGCCTTCGGGGCGTTTCCCGTGCCGGGAGCCGGCGGGGTCTGA
- a CDS encoding MFS transporter, translating to MDPFDAGAGGLLKQPKSVWATAGASVVAFMGIGLVDPILPSIAQGLHATASQVSLLFTSYFLITAVAMLVTGFVSSRIGGRRTLLLGLAFVVVFAGLAGTSGSVGELVGFRAGWGLGNALFVSTALAVIVGAAAGGSAAAILLYESALGLGMACGPLLGALLGDASWRYPFFGTAFLMAVGFLCIAVFLKEQPKPARRTSLLDPVKALGHGGLASAAASAFFYNYTFFTVLAFTPFVLNMSPYRSGAVFFAWGVLLAVFSVIVAPRLQKRFGSLKVLGGSLVLLAADVLVLGYGDHTTAVVCTILSGAFIGVNNTVYTELALGVSDAPRPVASAGYNFVRWFAAAAAPYFAPKIEEWTDLHIPFVVAAATAVVGALVVVVRRKALTHEAEEPETKHATEDGVTVFAN from the coding sequence ATGGACCCCTTCGACGCCGGAGCGGGCGGCCTCCTGAAGCAGCCCAAGTCCGTGTGGGCGACCGCCGGGGCGTCGGTCGTCGCCTTCATGGGCATCGGACTCGTCGACCCGATCCTGCCGTCCATCGCCCAGGGTCTGCACGCCACGGCCAGCCAGGTCTCCCTGCTCTTCACCTCGTACTTCCTGATCACCGCCGTCGCGATGCTGGTGACGGGCTTCGTCTCCAGCCGGATCGGCGGCCGCAGGACACTGCTGCTCGGCCTCGCGTTCGTCGTCGTGTTCGCCGGGCTCGCGGGCACCTCCGGATCCGTCGGCGAACTGGTCGGCTTCCGGGCCGGCTGGGGCCTCGGCAACGCGCTGTTCGTCTCGACGGCCCTCGCGGTCATCGTCGGCGCGGCGGCCGGTGGAAGCGCGGCGGCGATCCTGCTGTACGAGTCGGCCCTCGGCCTCGGCATGGCGTGCGGTCCGCTGCTGGGCGCCCTGCTCGGCGACGCCAGCTGGCGCTACCCGTTCTTCGGCACGGCGTTCCTGATGGCGGTCGGCTTCCTGTGCATCGCCGTGTTCCTGAAGGAGCAGCCGAAGCCGGCCCGCAGGACCTCGCTCCTGGACCCGGTCAAGGCGCTGGGCCACGGCGGCCTCGCCTCGGCGGCGGCCTCGGCGTTCTTCTACAACTACACGTTCTTCACCGTGCTGGCCTTCACCCCGTTCGTGCTGAACATGAGCCCGTACCGGTCGGGGGCGGTGTTCTTCGCCTGGGGCGTGCTGCTCGCCGTCTTCTCGGTGATCGTGGCGCCGCGGCTCCAGAAGCGGTTCGGCTCGCTGAAGGTGCTCGGCGGTTCGCTGGTGCTGCTCGCGGCCGACGTGCTCGTGCTCGGCTACGGCGACCACACGACGGCCGTGGTCTGCACGATCCTCTCCGGCGCCTTCATCGGTGTGAACAACACCGTCTACACCGAGCTGGCCCTCGGCGTCTCGGACGCGCCCCGGCCGGTGGCGAGCGCGGGCTACAACTTCGTGCGCTGGTTCGCGGCGGCGGCCGCCCCGTACTTCGCGCCGAAGATCGAGGAGTGGACCGACCTCCACATCCCGTTCGTGGTGGCGGCGGCCACCGCCGTCGTGGGCGCGCTCGTGGTCGTCGTACGGCGCAAGGCGCTCACCCACGAAGCGGAGGAGCCGGAGACGAAGCACGCGACCGAGGACGGGGTCACCGTCTTCGCCAACTGA
- a CDS encoding suppressor of fused domain protein produces the protein MANVLPLVEARLRTALGEPDGRAAVTFLGTDRIEVLRFQEGEIVRYATLGMSAHPMTDPTTVVADPVKGPRAELVLSVRAGLADTDKALRPLAVLAASPQVEGLVVAPGASLDVGEPLWPGAPFTSVLVAEPGGLVEDLELDEPLDPVRFLPLLPMTPNEAAWKRVHGAQALQERWLNQGTDLRDPSRKSVPLE, from the coding sequence ATGGCAAATGTTCTTCCTCTGGTCGAGGCCCGGTTGCGTACCGCGCTGGGCGAACCGGACGGGCGCGCGGCGGTCACCTTCCTGGGCACGGACCGCATCGAGGTGCTCCGCTTCCAGGAGGGGGAGATCGTCCGCTACGCCACGCTCGGCATGTCCGCGCACCCCATGACGGACCCCACGACGGTGGTCGCCGACCCGGTCAAGGGTCCGCGCGCCGAGCTGGTCCTCTCCGTGCGTGCCGGGCTGGCCGACACCGACAAGGCGCTCCGCCCGCTCGCCGTGCTCGCCGCGTCACCGCAGGTGGAGGGCCTGGTCGTGGCTCCTGGGGCGTCGCTCGACGTCGGCGAACCGCTGTGGCCCGGCGCCCCCTTCACCTCGGTCCTGGTCGCCGAGCCGGGCGGTCTGGTCGAGGACCTGGAGCTCGACGAGCCCCTCGACCCGGTGCGGTTCCTGCCGCTGCTGCCGATGACCCCCAACGAGGCCGCCTGGAAGCGCGTGCACGGCGCCCAGGCGCTCCAGGAGAGGTGGCTGAACCAGGGGACGGACCTCCGGGATCCGTCCCGGAAGTCCGTCCCGCTGGAGTGA
- a CDS encoding DEAD/DEAH box helicase: MTLPVALSGSDVIGQAKTGTGKTLGFGLPLLERVTVPADVEAGRAKPEDLTDAPQALVVVPTRELCTQVTNDLLTAGKVRNVRVLAIYGGRAYEPQVDALKKGVDVVVGTPGRLLDLAGQKKLNLKHVRCLVLDEADEMLDLGFLPDVEKIINMLPVRRQTMLFSATMPGAVIGLARRYMSQPTHIRATAPDDEGATVANTKQFVYRAHNMDKPEMVARILQAEGRGLAMVFCRTKRTAADLADQLKQRGFASGAVHGDLGQGAREQALRAFRNGKVDVLVCTDVAARGIDVEGVTHVINYQSPEEEKTYLHRIGRTGRAGAKGTAITLVDWDDIPRWQLINKALDLGFSDPPETYSTSPHLFADLGIPEGTKGVLPRSERKRAGLDAEELEDLGETGGRGPRGGRGRGGRDESPSAERERSARTPRRRRRTRGGTPLDGTPESTGTAARDTTAPGASAEAEAVTAPRTPRRRRRTRGGTQAAEPAPVTAAESAASAPAENAVATAEGTSTAAAKPRRRRTRRSETPAVESAVTPSAAAKTPAESDADAAPVTEQPEAPAAEQAVDTAEGTTESAPEPTETKPRRTRKTAAKSEAAAAAEDAVDTAETAQAKPRRTRKATAATEDATGEAPATMPKPRRTRKTTAAAETAADTAEGTETKPRRTRKAAAAAEDAVDTAETAQAKPRRTRKATAATEDATGEAPATEPKPRRTRKTTAAAETAADTAEGTEAKPRRRTRKAAGTAESAAAGIPAQTAQEPEAAEARPRRTRKATAKAEASVDTAEATEAKPRRTRKTAAAAADAETAEAKPRRTRKTTAAAEAAADTAEGAEAKPRRRTRKVTEPADIPAQAGQDPEAAKPRRTRKSAAAATASAEVADDAIEAKPKARRTRKATAAAEPTEG, encoded by the coding sequence ATGACGCTCCCCGTGGCCCTTTCGGGCTCGGACGTCATCGGCCAGGCCAAGACCGGCACCGGCAAGACGCTGGGCTTCGGCCTCCCGCTCCTCGAGCGCGTCACCGTCCCCGCCGACGTCGAGGCCGGACGCGCCAAGCCCGAGGACCTCACCGACGCCCCGCAGGCGCTCGTCGTCGTCCCCACGCGCGAGCTGTGCACTCAGGTCACCAACGACCTGCTGACCGCGGGCAAGGTGCGCAACGTGCGCGTCCTCGCGATCTACGGCGGCCGGGCCTACGAGCCCCAGGTCGATGCCCTGAAGAAGGGCGTCGACGTGGTCGTCGGCACCCCGGGCCGGCTGCTCGACCTCGCCGGGCAGAAGAAGCTGAACCTGAAGCACGTCAGGTGCCTGGTCCTCGACGAGGCCGACGAGATGCTCGACCTGGGCTTCCTGCCCGACGTCGAGAAGATCATCAACATGCTGCCGGTCCGCCGCCAGACGATGCTGTTCTCGGCGACCATGCCGGGCGCTGTCATCGGACTGGCCCGCCGCTACATGTCGCAGCCCACGCACATCCGCGCCACCGCGCCGGACGACGAGGGCGCGACGGTCGCGAACACCAAGCAGTTCGTCTACCGCGCGCACAACATGGACAAGCCCGAGATGGTGGCGCGCATCCTTCAGGCCGAGGGCCGCGGGCTGGCCATGGTCTTCTGCCGCACCAAGCGCACCGCGGCCGACCTCGCCGACCAGCTCAAGCAGCGCGGCTTCGCCTCCGGCGCGGTCCACGGCGACCTGGGCCAGGGCGCCCGCGAGCAGGCCCTGCGTGCCTTCCGCAACGGCAAGGTGGACGTGCTCGTCTGCACCGACGTCGCCGCGCGCGGCATCGACGTCGAGGGCGTGACCCACGTCATCAACTACCAGTCGCCGGAAGAGGAGAAGACGTACCTGCACCGCATCGGCCGTACGGGCCGCGCGGGTGCGAAGGGTACGGCGATCACGCTCGTCGACTGGGACGACATCCCGCGCTGGCAGCTGATCAACAAGGCGCTGGACCTGGGCTTCAGCGACCCGCCGGAGACGTACTCCACTTCCCCGCACCTCTTCGCCGACCTCGGCATCCCCGAGGGCACGAAGGGCGTCCTCCCGCGCTCGGAGCGCAAGCGCGCCGGGCTGGACGCGGAGGAGCTGGAGGATCTGGGCGAGACCGGCGGCCGGGGGCCGCGCGGGGGCCGCGGCCGCGGCGGCCGGGACGAGTCCCCGTCGGCAGAACGCGAGCGTTCGGCCCGTACGCCGCGACGCCGCCGCCGTACGCGCGGCGGGACGCCGCTGGACGGGACGCCGGAGTCCACCGGCACCGCCGCTCGGGACACCACTGCCCCGGGCGCTTCCGCCGAGGCGGAGGCCGTCACGGCTCCTCGCACCCCGCGTCGCCGTCGCCGCACCCGCGGCGGCACCCAGGCCGCCGAGCCGGCGCCGGTCACGGCGGCCGAGTCCGCCGCGTCCGCACCGGCGGAGAACGCCGTGGCGACGGCCGAGGGCACGAGCACGGCGGCGGCGAAGCCGCGCCGGCGCCGTACGCGCAGGTCGGAGACGCCTGCGGTGGAGTCCGCGGTGACGCCGTCGGCTGCTGCCAAGACCCCGGCGGAGTCGGACGCGGATGCCGCACCGGTGACCGAACAGCCCGAGGCGCCTGCGGCCGAGCAGGCGGTCGACACGGCCGAGGGGACCACCGAGTCCGCACCGGAGCCTACGGAGACGAAGCCGCGGCGCACCCGCAAGACGGCTGCCAAGTCCGAGGCCGCAGCCGCGGCGGAGGACGCCGTCGACACGGCCGAGACCGCCCAAGCCAAGCCCAGGCGTACACGCAAGGCCACGGCAGCGACCGAGGACGCCACCGGCGAGGCACCGGCCACCATGCCCAAGCCCCGCCGCACGCGGAAGACCACCGCAGCAGCCGAAACCGCCGCCGACACCGCCGAAGGCACGGAGACCAAGCCGCGCCGCACCCGCAAGGCCGCAGCCGCGGCGGAGGACGCCGTCGACACGGCCGAGACCGCCCAAGCCAAGCCCAGGCGTACACGCAAGGCCACGGCAGCGACCGAGGACGCCACCGGCGAGGCACCGGCCACCGAGCCCAAGCCCCGCCGCACGCGGAAGACCACCGCAGCAGCCGAAACCGCCGCCGACACCGCCGAAGGCACGGAAGCCAAGCCGCGCCGCCGCACCCGCAAGGCCGCCGGCACCGCCGAGTCCGCCGCCGCCGGGATCCCGGCCCAGACGGCTCAGGAGCCGGAGGCCGCCGAGGCCAGGCCGCGGCGTACGCGCAAGGCGACGGCCAAGGCCGAGGCGAGCGTCGACACGGCCGAGGCGACCGAGGCGAAGCCGCGTCGTACGCGGAAGACGGCCGCCGCGGCCGCGGATGCCGAGACCGCCGAGGCCAAGCCCCGCCGCACGCGGAAGACCACCGCAGCGGCCGAGGCCGCCGCCGACACGGCCGAAGGCGCGGAGGCCAAGCCGCGCCGCCGCACCCGCAAGGTCACCGAGCCCGCCGACATCCCGGCACAGGCCGGGCAGGACCCGGAGGCCGCCAAGCCGCGTCGCACGCGGAAGTCGGCAGCGGCCGCCACGGCCTCCGCCGAGGTCGCGGACGACGCGATCGAGGCGAAGCCGAAGGCCCGCCGCACCCGCAAGGCCACGGCCGCCGCGGAGCCCACGGAGGGCTGA